A window of Streptomyces armeniacus contains these coding sequences:
- a CDS encoding GMC family oxidoreductase: MAFDVVVVGAGSAGGVLASRLSERADRSVLLLEAGPDFGSTADAQPPEVTDARDLSPTGYDWGLEARLGDLGRRSPVFAGRIVGGSSATNNAMALRGHPSCYDAWAAAGNPGWSFDDVLPAFTRVEHDLDHPSAPVHGRDGPVPIARVPRPELPEHQRAFLDACDAAGYPPAADFNAPGASGWGEGPLNVVGGVRQSTALTYLARARHRPNLTVRSGVLVDRVLLRDGRAAGVALAEPPETVPARTVILAAGAYGSPAALLRSGIGPEQDLRRLGIHVRHALPGVGRNLHDHPLLRLRFAAHGTPRALACLALLTTRSGPGETAPDLHIFPGPITEGEEGPEPELTVLVGLLAPSSRGQLRLRGPAPDTLPEIDTGLLRHPADLARLRAGVVRARGLAATAPLAGHLGAELWPGPAVSSDEELDAALREGTNLYQHPVGTCRMGPADDPASVVDHLGRVHGLEGLRVIDASIMPVIPNANTNLSTMMLAEHLAPTLDAHG; encoded by the coding sequence ATGGCATTCGATGTGGTTGTCGTCGGCGCCGGCTCCGCGGGCGGCGTGCTGGCGTCCCGGCTGTCCGAGCGCGCCGACCGGTCGGTGCTGCTGCTGGAGGCGGGCCCGGACTTCGGCTCGACGGCGGACGCGCAGCCGCCCGAGGTGACCGACGCCCGCGACCTGTCGCCCACCGGCTACGACTGGGGCCTGGAGGCGCGGCTGGGCGACCTGGGCCGGCGCAGCCCCGTGTTCGCCGGGCGGATCGTGGGCGGCAGCTCGGCGACGAACAACGCGATGGCCCTGCGCGGCCACCCCAGCTGCTACGACGCCTGGGCCGCCGCCGGCAACCCCGGCTGGTCGTTCGACGACGTCCTGCCCGCGTTCACGCGCGTCGAGCACGACCTCGACCACCCCTCCGCCCCCGTACACGGCCGGGACGGCCCCGTCCCCATCGCCCGCGTGCCGAGACCCGAACTGCCCGAGCACCAGCGGGCGTTCCTCGACGCCTGCGACGCCGCCGGCTACCCGCCGGCCGCCGACTTCAACGCCCCGGGCGCGTCCGGCTGGGGCGAGGGGCCGCTCAACGTCGTCGGCGGCGTACGGCAGTCCACCGCGCTCACCTATCTGGCCCGCGCCCGGCACCGCCCCAACCTCACGGTCCGCTCCGGCGTCCTCGTCGACCGCGTGCTGCTGCGGGACGGCCGCGCGGCCGGAGTGGCGCTGGCCGAGCCGCCGGAGACGGTGCCCGCCCGTACGGTGATCCTCGCGGCCGGCGCGTACGGCAGCCCCGCCGCGCTGCTCCGCTCCGGCATCGGACCGGAACAGGATCTGCGCCGGCTGGGCATCCACGTACGGCACGCGCTGCCCGGAGTGGGCCGCAACCTGCACGACCACCCGCTGCTGCGGCTGCGCTTCGCCGCGCACGGCACCCCGCGCGCGCTGGCCTGCCTGGCACTGCTCACCACCCGCAGCGGCCCCGGCGAGACCGCCCCCGACCTGCATATCTTCCCCGGCCCGATCACCGAGGGTGAGGAGGGCCCGGAGCCCGAACTGACGGTGCTGGTGGGGCTGCTCGCGCCCAGCTCACGCGGTCAGCTGCGGCTGCGCGGCCCCGCGCCCGACACCCTGCCGGAGATCGACACCGGCCTGCTCCGGCACCCCGCCGACCTGGCGCGGCTGCGCGCCGGCGTCGTACGGGCCCGCGGCCTCGCCGCCACCGCCCCGCTGGCCGGGCACCTGGGCGCCGAGCTGTGGCCGGGGCCTGCCGTCAGCAGCGACGAGGAGCTGGACGCCGCCCTGCGCGAGGGCACCAACCTCTACCAGCACCCCGTCGGCACCTGCCGAATGGGCCCCGCCGACGATCCCGCCAGCGTCGTGGACCATCTGGGGCGGGTGCACGGACTCGAGGGCCTGCGGGTGATCGACGCGTCGATCATGCCGGTCATCCCCAACGCCAACACCAACCTGTCCACGATGATGCTCGCGGAGCACCTCGCGCCCACGCTGGACGCACACGGCTGA
- a CDS encoding TerD family protein: MDLAAAAPGAPDVPDSRDYALDWALVDVETSGLVPRQDRVLSLAVVTVGPDGEQTGEFSTLVDPGVDPGPVEVHGLTPERLRGAPTFDEVAGRVAAMLRDRVLVAHNAQFDYDFLAHEFARARTWLPVTRRLCTLALNRRVDPPTENLRLGTLAAHYGVTQRHAHDALDDTRVLAGVLRGSLREAARLGLPLPLVPCPPRQDPQFAPKPPKTPCAYRNPGRPAPGGPLTQGMKVAFTGEGGGASRAELVARAVAAGLNVMDSVSRHTSVLVADDVRSGSTKARRAATEGVPVIGEAAFLGLLADVRAGTPHTAHEDVRPGAAVPAQPPAPAAETAPAPVAVPAPAPAPVPVAAPVPAPVPVPVPAPVPVAAPVPAPVPVPVAVPAPAPAPVPGKPLAGRRVLVLGGTHPEAAAARARVTGLGGAAAINLSASVTDVVLLAGGDGDRRMRRIASLEIPTYDADWLAAPAVAPLVRPAAWQGPRVLPRGGVVDLPAGAPEAAWCVSAGWAQQTTCEIDLVAFLVDEDEQVAGDEDFVFYGAPESPGGTVRLLTDGPTEQSLVLTLSALPPGVHKVVIAAAIDGDPNFGDVGAIQVTTGPGDGAAPLAQSALDAATTERTLLLAEVYRRGPLWRFRAVGQGYDRDLTRLARAYGVDITT, from the coding sequence ATGGATCTCGCTGCCGCCGCGCCCGGCGCGCCCGATGTGCCCGACTCCCGTGACTACGCCCTGGATTGGGCGCTCGTCGACGTCGAGACCTCAGGTCTGGTGCCCCGTCAGGACCGGGTGCTGTCGCTCGCGGTCGTGACGGTCGGCCCCGACGGGGAGCAGACCGGCGAGTTCTCGACGCTCGTGGACCCCGGCGTCGACCCCGGCCCGGTGGAGGTGCACGGGCTGACGCCCGAACGGCTGCGCGGGGCGCCGACGTTCGACGAGGTGGCCGGGCGGGTCGCGGCGATGCTGCGGGACCGGGTGCTGGTGGCGCACAACGCGCAGTTCGACTACGACTTCCTCGCCCACGAGTTCGCCCGCGCCCGTACGTGGCTGCCCGTCACCCGGCGGCTGTGCACCCTCGCGCTGAACCGGCGCGTGGACCCGCCCACCGAGAACCTGCGGCTGGGCACGCTCGCCGCCCACTACGGCGTCACGCAGCGCCACGCGCACGACGCGCTGGACGACACGCGCGTACTGGCCGGGGTGCTGCGCGGCTCCCTGCGCGAGGCGGCGCGGCTCGGGCTGCCGCTGCCGCTGGTGCCGTGCCCGCCGCGGCAGGACCCGCAGTTCGCGCCGAAGCCGCCCAAGACGCCGTGCGCGTACCGCAATCCGGGGCGGCCGGCGCCGGGCGGGCCGCTGACGCAGGGCATGAAGGTGGCGTTCACCGGCGAGGGCGGCGGCGCGTCACGCGCCGAGCTGGTCGCCCGCGCGGTCGCCGCCGGGCTGAACGTGATGGACTCCGTCAGCAGGCACACCAGCGTGCTCGTCGCGGACGACGTACGGTCCGGCTCCACGAAGGCGCGCCGGGCCGCCACCGAGGGCGTGCCCGTGATCGGGGAGGCCGCGTTCCTGGGGCTGCTGGCGGACGTACGGGCGGGGACGCCGCACACGGCGCACGAAGACGTACGGCCGGGGGCCGCCGTACCGGCGCAGCCGCCCGCCCCGGCGGCGGAAACGGCGCCCGCGCCCGTCGCCGTTCCCGCACCCGCCCCCGCGCCCGTGCCCGTCGCCGCCCCCGTGCCCGCGCCCGTGCCCGTGCCCGTGCCCGCGCCCGTGCCCGTCGCCGCACCCGTGCCCGCGCCCGTGCCCGTGCCCGTCGCCGTTCCCGCACCCGCACCCGCACCCGTGCCCGGCAAGCCGCTGGCGGGGCGGCGCGTGCTGGTCCTCGGCGGTACGCATCCGGAGGCCGCCGCGGCCCGCGCCCGTGTCACCGGCCTCGGCGGCGCCGCCGCGATCAACCTCTCCGCCAGCGTCACCGACGTCGTGCTGCTCGCCGGCGGCGACGGCGACCGCCGCATGCGCCGTATCGCGTCGCTGGAGATCCCCACGTACGACGCGGACTGGCTCGCCGCACCCGCCGTCGCGCCCCTCGTACGCCCCGCCGCCTGGCAGGGCCCGCGGGTGCTGCCGCGCGGGGGCGTCGTGGACCTCCCGGCGGGCGCGCCGGAGGCCGCCTGGTGCGTCAGCGCGGGCTGGGCGCAGCAGACGACGTGCGAGATCGACCTCGTCGCGTTCCTCGTGGACGAGGACGAACAGGTCGCGGGCGACGAGGACTTCGTGTTCTACGGCGCGCCCGAGAGCCCCGGCGGCACGGTGCGACTGCTGACGGACGGGCCGACGGAGCAGTCCCTCGTCCTCACCCTCAGCGCGCTGCCGCCGGGCGTGCACAAGGTGGTGATCGCCGCGGCGATCGACGGCGACCCGAATTTCGGCGACGTCGGCGCGATCCAGGTCACCACGGGCCCCGGCGACGGCGCGGCACCACTGGCCCAGTCCGCACTGGACGCGGCGACGACGGAACGAACCTTGCTGCTCGCGGAGGTCTACCGCCGCGGCCCGCTCTGGCGCTTCCGCGCGGTGGGCCAGGGCTACGACCGCGACCTCACCCGCCTGGCCCGCGCCTACGGCGTCGACATCACAACCTGA
- a CDS encoding FadR/GntR family transcriptional regulator: MDTPATRKPDSRTEPQPPGEPAPRPSGARANQRALQAAVRQLIVDRGLEAGSPLPTESELMRQLQVSRHPLREAMKALEAVGIVDIRHGHGTYVGSVPFSALEAGLSFRSALSVRGDHADIHNLLEVREVLETGLAGRVLGAYDLLDFAALDAAVSGMEREAERGRHAPAHDWAFHEALYRPLDNALVLDLLQVFWKVFHTLDADLPRAADTAAVTARRHRQILEALRAKDETALHEAVSEHFRGIRSRLRSAHAR; the protein is encoded by the coding sequence GTGGACACCCCCGCGACACGCAAGCCCGACTCCCGGACCGAGCCCCAGCCCCCCGGAGAGCCCGCTCCCAGGCCCTCCGGCGCCCGCGCCAACCAGCGCGCCCTCCAGGCGGCGGTCCGTCAGCTCATCGTCGACCGCGGCCTCGAGGCGGGTTCGCCGCTGCCCACTGAGTCCGAGCTGATGCGGCAGCTCCAGGTGAGCAGGCACCCGCTGCGCGAGGCGATGAAGGCGCTCGAGGCGGTCGGCATCGTCGACATCCGGCACGGGCACGGCACGTACGTGGGCTCGGTGCCGTTCTCCGCACTGGAAGCGGGGCTGTCCTTCCGCAGCGCCCTGTCCGTACGCGGTGACCACGCGGACATACACAACCTGCTCGAAGTGCGCGAAGTGCTCGAAACCGGCCTGGCCGGCCGCGTACTGGGCGCGTACGACCTGCTCGACTTCGCCGCGCTCGACGCCGCCGTGAGCGGCATGGAGCGCGAGGCGGAACGCGGGCGGCACGCCCCCGCGCACGACTGGGCGTTCCACGAGGCGCTGTACCGGCCGCTGGACAACGCGCTGGTCCTCGACCTGCTCCAGGTCTTCTGGAAGGTCTTCCACACGCTGGACGCCGACCTGCCGCGCGCCGCCGACACCGCGGCGGTCACCGCCCGCCGGCACCGGCAAATCCTCGAGGCGCTGCGTGCCAAGGACGAGACGGCGCTGCACGAGGCGGTCAGCGAGCACTTCCGGGGCATCCGCTCGCGACTGCGGAGCGCGCACGCGCGGTAA
- a CDS encoding S1 family peptidase, giving the protein MRITRIIPALLAALLSVLTLAGTATAAQAEDRAATKVSGPQPIIGGSYAQNAPWAARLFSNGRQTCSATIIAPTWILTARHCVSGGGLSFRIGSLDQTSGGTVANGTQVYNHSSDLSLVRLDRNVSATYARLGQPGSVTVGQNVQVYGWGATSRCGQEINCQSRLLKYANVTVSGGCTDAYGGRAICARRGDGITAGGDSGGPMMANGVQVGVASTSDRQTTTAYTNVTAYRSWIQSIAGV; this is encoded by the coding sequence TTGCGAATAACGAGGATCATCCCCGCCCTCCTTGCCGCTCTACTCTCCGTGCTCACCCTCGCCGGCACCGCCACCGCGGCACAGGCCGAGGACAGAGCAGCCACCAAGGTCAGCGGGCCGCAGCCGATCATCGGCGGCTCGTACGCGCAGAACGCCCCATGGGCGGCACGGCTGTTCTCCAACGGAAGACAGACGTGTTCCGCCACGATCATCGCCCCGACGTGGATCCTCACCGCCAGGCACTGCGTCAGCGGCGGCGGGCTGTCGTTCCGCATCGGCAGCCTCGACCAGACGTCCGGCGGCACCGTCGCCAACGGCACGCAGGTGTACAACCACTCGTCGGACCTCTCGCTCGTACGTCTCGACCGCAACGTGTCGGCGACGTACGCGCGCCTCGGCCAGCCGGGCTCGGTGACGGTCGGCCAGAACGTGCAGGTGTACGGCTGGGGCGCCACGTCCCGGTGCGGGCAGGAGATCAACTGCCAGTCCCGGCTGCTGAAGTACGCGAACGTGACCGTCAGCGGCGGCTGCACCGACGCGTACGGAGGCCGGGCGATCTGCGCGCGCCGCGGCGACGGCATCACCGCGGGCGGCGACTCCGGCGGCCCGATGATGGCGAACGGCGTGCAGGTCGGCGTCGCGTCGACGAGTGACCGGCAGACGACGACGGCGTACACGAACGTCACGGCGTACCGGTCGTGGATCCAGTCGATCGCGGGTGTGTGA
- a CDS encoding PQQ-binding-like beta-propeller repeat protein, translated as MGIRGAARVRRVVLSAAVGAVLAATGCTGQDDGGQSDEENTGKAVALSEAQVWSGESALGVESAEGVAFRGDDAVVLGRDGELGVVDADSGTPRWRRNDGDLAAEARLRFRLGDDKKHTVLDGGTPGNTAGMDGRPLITGEGERWSVLARYRGEDGRGVVALSGDDGRPRWRTELPAQDGGDSHSTPGDDIRLLAADARTALVAVAPEDSTEVVTYALDAADGRVLWKREGAWVYDFAGGDTVLGERPAAGDFDPSSGQRDERGWVMALDARSGKEKWSLKTAHPGYRLRGAVEGRAVVAAQDGPSEPAALVLDTTTGRKTSGLKYGKYTCREDAGARLLACAAAADKGLLTLRAGKGGKPVQSTVSSEELLSVDAVHAERVYLEGGLVTGLSGKTRREGLPGRTLAVSDRHAAFETGDGGTGGTGPLKVFRVSAGGEAPDEPEGPGKASVRPLSFTEEPEWTVTSATGSETRVNGPEKDRLELREVSDVRLVGDVLVYSGGTRQVGYAGGRLAGLDAATGKLRWTVDGDDLGEGHHLLPVPDAAGDHRMPVVATGGSHVLVSYYPGTGRDGVAAVSVKDGSVAWKRDVAGGDGGTVRAADAHSYAVESSTTGGGDENKTWDYTVRVYDLKSGELTATRKGVREPHLYDGTVVASVQQPKSRDANTDVVAFTAKTGKEKWRLGDRYRDPAVVHVAGGAAVITHAAGTAVVGTATGRELARTPGQAAGCHGDGPLIVCQAGLQSTGLHPVTVELTKSASRVSAKVRGLPSLTGPASYTAVDDRFFRRAGTSAGEAEPVATVDARGRKAAGELPGLPVALDDDRVCLMDGKLTPYGSPWSGNHEVTVHRRG; from the coding sequence ATGGGCATACGGGGGGCGGCGCGGGTGCGGCGCGTGGTGCTTTCGGCGGCGGTCGGGGCGGTGCTCGCAGCGACGGGATGCACCGGCCAGGACGACGGCGGGCAGTCGGACGAGGAGAACACCGGGAAGGCCGTGGCGCTGAGCGAGGCGCAGGTCTGGAGTGGTGAGAGCGCCCTCGGCGTGGAATCGGCCGAGGGAGTCGCCTTCCGCGGGGACGACGCGGTGGTCCTGGGCCGGGACGGGGAGCTGGGCGTGGTGGACGCGGACAGCGGTACGCCCCGCTGGCGCAGGAACGACGGCGACCTGGCGGCCGAGGCGCGGCTCCGCTTCCGGCTCGGCGACGACAAGAAGCACACCGTTCTGGATGGCGGCACGCCCGGGAACACAGCGGGTATGGACGGCCGCCCGCTGATCACGGGCGAGGGCGAGCGGTGGTCGGTGCTGGCCCGGTACAGGGGCGAGGACGGACGCGGCGTCGTCGCGCTCTCCGGGGACGACGGGCGGCCGCGGTGGCGGACGGAGCTGCCCGCCCAGGACGGCGGTGACAGCCACAGCACCCCCGGCGATGACATCCGGCTGCTCGCCGCCGACGCGCGTACCGCGCTGGTCGCCGTGGCCCCCGAGGACAGCACTGAGGTGGTCACGTACGCGCTCGACGCCGCCGACGGGCGGGTCCTCTGGAAACGCGAGGGCGCCTGGGTGTACGACTTCGCCGGCGGTGACACCGTCCTCGGCGAGCGGCCCGCAGCAGGGGACTTCGACCCGTCGTCGGGGCAGCGCGACGAGCGTGGCTGGGTGATGGCGCTGGACGCCCGCAGCGGCAAGGAGAAGTGGAGCCTGAAGACCGCGCACCCCGGCTACCGGCTGCGGGGAGCGGTCGAGGGCCGTGCGGTCGTCGCGGCCCAGGACGGGCCGTCCGAGCCGGCCGCTCTCGTCCTCGACACCACGACCGGGCGCAAGACCAGCGGGCTCAAGTACGGCAAATACACCTGCCGTGAGGACGCCGGCGCGCGGCTGCTCGCCTGCGCCGCCGCCGCCGACAAGGGCCTGCTCACCCTCCGCGCGGGCAAGGGCGGCAAGCCCGTGCAGAGCACGGTCTCCTCGGAGGAGCTCCTGTCCGTGGACGCCGTGCACGCGGAACGCGTCTATCTGGAAGGCGGGTTGGTCACCGGCCTGTCCGGCAAGACCCGCCGCGAGGGTCTCCCGGGCCGTACGCTCGCCGTCTCGGACCGGCACGCGGCCTTCGAGACCGGGGACGGCGGCACCGGCGGCACCGGCCCGCTGAAGGTGTTCCGGGTCTCCGCCGGGGGCGAGGCCCCGGACGAGCCGGAGGGGCCGGGCAAGGCGTCGGTGCGCCCCCTCTCGTTCACCGAGGAGCCGGAGTGGACGGTGACCTCGGCCACCGGCTCGGAGACCAGGGTGAACGGCCCGGAGAAGGACCGCCTCGAACTGCGGGAGGTCTCTGACGTACGGCTGGTGGGGGACGTGCTGGTGTACAGCGGCGGCACCCGCCAGGTCGGCTACGCCGGGGGCCGGCTGGCCGGACTCGACGCGGCGACGGGCAAGTTGCGCTGGACCGTCGACGGCGATGACCTCGGCGAGGGCCACCACCTGCTGCCCGTGCCGGACGCCGCCGGGGACCACAGGATGCCCGTCGTGGCGACCGGCGGCAGCCATGTCCTGGTGTCCTACTACCCGGGGACCGGCCGCGACGGAGTCGCGGCCGTCTCCGTCAAGGACGGCAGCGTCGCCTGGAAGCGTGACGTGGCGGGCGGGGACGGCGGCACCGTACGGGCCGCCGACGCGCACTCGTACGCCGTCGAGTCCAGCACGACCGGGGGCGGGGACGAGAACAAGACCTGGGACTACACGGTGCGTGTGTACGACCTGAAGTCCGGTGAGCTCACCGCGACCAGGAAGGGCGTACGCGAACCGCACCTGTACGACGGCACGGTGGTCGCGAGCGTCCAGCAGCCGAAGAGCAGGGACGCGAACACGGACGTCGTGGCCTTCACCGCGAAGACCGGCAAGGAGAAGTGGCGCCTGGGCGACCGGTACCGCGATCCGGCCGTCGTCCACGTCGCGGGCGGTGCCGCCGTGATCACGCACGCGGCCGGCACGGCGGTGGTCGGCACGGCCACGGGCAGGGAACTGGCCCGGACACCCGGCCAGGCGGCGGGCTGCCACGGAGACGGCCCTCTGATCGTCTGCCAGGCCGGGCTGCAGAGCACCGGACTCCACCCTGTCACGGTCGAACTCACCAAGAGCGCCTCCCGTGTCAGCGCGAAGGTGCGCGGGCTGCCGTCACTGACGGGCCCCGCGTCGTACACGGCCGTGGACGACCGCTTCTTCCGGCGGGCCGGGACCTCGGCGGGCGAGGCCGAGCCGGTCGCCACCGTCGACGCCCGGGGCCGCAAGGCTGCCGGAGAGCTGCCCGGACTGCCGGTCGCCCTGGACGACGACCGCGTCTGCCTCATGGACGGCAAGCTCACGCCGTACGGGAGCCCGTGGAGCGGGAACCACGAGGTCACCGTCCACCGGCGCGGCTGA
- a CDS encoding MFS transporter, with protein MSSVPTGGPPVATSPPTTPHSFRSLTSGQRKAFFAAWLGYLLDGFDFVLITLVLTEIADDFDISLTKAATLVSAAFVSRWFGGLLLGAIGDRYGRKPAMLLAILAFSVGSGMCGFAWGYWSLFAFRALVGIGMAGEYGSSATYVMESWPKSMRNRATGFLLSAYPIGTVVAALAYEVIVPAAGWRWLFYAGLLPVALTLYLRRALPEAAEWQAEVGDRPDVTTSSVLLAPGRRLLNGALTVVLSAVLVLLFSENAGGAVPWLVAAVVLGLVAFTVQLAGRLWPVMLAIMVTTFCAFLYSWPIQSLLPTYLKTELGYDAGQVSDALTWAGLGYAAGSCLAGVVGDKLGTRRTYVFGLFLSLAFVFPVFALDSGNVVLLWLFLFVMQATSQGISGLLPKYIADHFPTRVRAAGLGFSYNVGALGGAVAPLAGASIAERTGLGTALTLLAGVLTAVVALIIGFNLPARIGHALRIESDAPALSPRLPKTPPVPGKPET; from the coding sequence ATGTCTTCCGTCCCCACCGGAGGTCCGCCCGTGGCCACGTCGCCGCCGACCACGCCCCACTCGTTCCGCAGCCTCACCAGCGGCCAGCGCAAGGCGTTCTTCGCCGCCTGGCTCGGCTATCTGCTGGACGGCTTCGACTTTGTCCTCATCACCCTCGTACTGACGGAGATCGCGGACGACTTCGACATCAGCCTCACCAAGGCCGCCACGCTCGTCTCGGCCGCGTTCGTCTCGCGCTGGTTCGGCGGGCTGCTGCTCGGCGCGATCGGCGACCGGTACGGCCGCAAGCCCGCCATGCTGCTGGCCATCCTGGCGTTCTCCGTCGGCAGCGGCATGTGCGGATTCGCCTGGGGCTACTGGTCGTTGTTCGCCTTCCGTGCCCTCGTCGGCATCGGCATGGCCGGCGAGTACGGGTCCAGCGCCACGTACGTCATGGAGTCCTGGCCGAAGTCCATGCGCAACCGCGCCACCGGCTTCCTGCTCTCCGCGTACCCGATCGGCACCGTCGTCGCCGCCCTCGCCTACGAGGTCATCGTGCCCGCCGCGGGCTGGCGCTGGCTGTTCTACGCGGGCCTGCTGCCCGTCGCGCTCACCCTCTACCTGCGGCGCGCCCTGCCGGAGGCCGCCGAGTGGCAGGCCGAGGTCGGCGACCGGCCCGACGTCACCACGTCTTCGGTGCTGCTCGCGCCCGGCCGGCGGCTGCTCAACGGCGCGCTCACCGTGGTCCTGTCGGCCGTGCTCGTCCTGCTGTTCAGCGAGAACGCCGGCGGCGCCGTCCCCTGGCTGGTCGCCGCCGTCGTACTCGGTCTGGTCGCCTTCACCGTCCAACTGGCCGGACGGCTCTGGCCGGTGATGCTCGCCATCATGGTCACGACGTTCTGCGCCTTCCTCTACTCGTGGCCCATCCAGTCGCTCCTCCCGACGTACCTCAAGACCGAACTGGGCTACGACGCGGGCCAGGTGTCCGACGCGCTCACCTGGGCGGGCCTCGGCTACGCCGCCGGTTCCTGCCTCGCGGGCGTCGTCGGCGACAAGCTGGGCACGCGGCGCACGTACGTCTTCGGGCTGTTCCTGTCGCTCGCCTTCGTGTTCCCCGTGTTCGCGCTGGACTCGGGGAACGTGGTGCTGCTGTGGCTGTTCCTGTTCGTGATGCAGGCGACCAGCCAGGGCATCTCCGGACTGCTGCCGAAGTACATCGCGGACCACTTCCCGACCCGCGTACGGGCGGCGGGGCTCGGCTTCTCGTACAACGTCGGCGCCCTCGGCGGCGCCGTCGCCCCCCTCGCGGGCGCCTCCATCGCGGAACGCACGGGCCTGGGCACGGCGTTGACGCTGCTGGCGGGGGTGCTGACGGCGGTGGTCGCGCTGATCATCGGTTTCAACCTCCCGGCCCGCATCGGCCACGCCCTCCGCATCGAATCGGACGCCCCGGCCCTGTCCCCACGCCTGCCGAAGACACCCCCGGTCCCGGGCAAGCCGGAGACGTAG